TAGTTCTTCATTAACTTTATAAACGTAAATGATAATTTAGgttatatatcaataaaattagtTACACAATAAAACAGTTTTTGATTGGTTTTAATCCAATCGTTATAActcatttttttgttaatctttttttcttttttttctaattggtcagttaataaaacaaagagaaatttttttcattGGTGAAAACAGGAGGGTGAGGATAGCTTCTATATTTGATCTCCACCGTAGATTTAACTCGATCTAAGGGGCATAAGTGAttcactttaaattttttttttttgcatttctcGTCTCCTCTTCTCTAGCAATCTCTCGTCTCCTCCTCTCTCACCATCTCTTCAATCCTCATCTCACGATCTCTCAAACTTGCTGTCTGTCGTCACGGATTTAAGCTCACCACCTCTGCTCAAGTCTGGAAACCATGACCCCTCGCCTCCTCCCCTTGGTCTATCTCTACTTAAGCGTTcatcttcttttcatttttttttaataaaatctattGCTTTTGTTTACAGATCTGGAATGATGATGACAAAGAGGAGGTAATGGTGATCCAGAGACAGAGGCGGCATAAGTGattcactttaattttttttgcatttctCGTCTCCTCTTCTCTAGCAATCTCTCGTCTCCTCCTCTCTCACCATCTCTTCAATCCTCATCTCACGATCTCTCAAACTTGCTGTCTGTCGTCACGGATTTAAGCTCACCACCTCTGCTCAAGTCTGGAAACCATGACCCCTCGCCTCCTCCCCTTGGTCTATCTCTACTTAAGCGTTcatcttcttttcatttttttttaaataaaatctattGCTTTTGTTTACAGATCTGGAATAATGATGACATAGAGGAGGTAATGGTGATCCAGAGACAGAGGCGGCGGCCGACGCACAAAGAAGTTGAAGACGGCGGGGAGTTATGAAGACAACGGGCGATGCACAAAAAGAGGCCTACGAAGTCATAATGGAAGAGGAAGGGTAAGCTAGCTATAGTGATGGAGGTAGATTCAagcaagaagagaagagaggcaggcaagataagaagaagaagagaggcgGAGAAGGAACGTAGACTAGGTTTTAGTTTTAAGTTTAGTTTGGTTTACTTTCATGTATcagtataaaaaaattgatatataaaatttttaaaattatttttttcttatttttttttattttttaataatgttataataacaaaaattatacgCTATTAAAGAATATTTAATTGCGGATAGAAAAGCGCTATTGTAGCGGAAGAAAAGATAGCAGTGTTAAAAACCGCTATGTAATGTCCTTTACCTACTATCACGGGTAGGGATGTCAATTGGACGGACCGGTGGATTTGGGCgtgtccaaatgagcttatttTTTTCTGGACGTTTTTGGTCAAGACCAAATAGCACCATGTCCAAATATGACCATGTCCAAATAGGACCATGACCAGGTGGACTGTCCATAGAGTCCAGATGTCCATTTAATGTAAAATGTCTAATTTTGATCTATCGTCCCATCATCGAATCGAAGACAAAGTGAGAGACGGAAAGGAGAGTCGAGATGGAGAGACACAACTCGAGAGATGAAGAGACAAGGCGGAGAGACACTGCTCGAGGGATGGAGAAACGAGGCGGAAAGACAAGTCGAGAGAGAGAGTCGAGACTCGAGAGACAGACGGAGGCCAATtgtgattttagatttttttctccaAATACTAACcctagatatttttaaaatatgggcGTATTTGGGCGGTCCATGTCCATTTGGTTTTGTCCATTGGACTTTTGGCGTATCTGGGCATAGTCCATTTGGACATAAAATATTTCGGGCAGATTTAGGTGTGACCATATTAGTCCATATCGATTTGGACATGGACCACCCATGAACAATGTGCCCAATTGACATCCCTAATCACGGGCGATGATACAGCGTTTCAAAAACCGCTATCGTATCGTTATATAGCGTTTTTCGCCCGCTaataaaactcatttttcttgtagtggaagaGACCTTTTCGTCGTCATTTTGCTGCACTTAAATTGAATTTGCCAGCTAGGATTGTCCTACTCATGCTAATAGCGGCAGGGCTTCTTGTATAACGACATTAACATGTCTACTCTCAGAACATCCTCCTATACATCAGCCGAATACTCAAAAAAATAAGTGTGCAAAATGAATTAATATGGAATAGAAGAAACAGAACTTGAAGAGTTGTTATAGAATGTTGCTGCACCTTTTTGATGGTTACTGAGATCTGCAAGCGAAGCTCTGTGTCGAAAGCAAGAAAAACTACTCGGTATTGTCACTCACCTACCTCCTTATCGATGAGAAATTtagtggtggattcaaaaacAGCGGTGGATTCGATCTTTATCACATTTATCCTTTGTGCTAACCATCATCACAAACGACAGGAAGCGCCTGAGAAGAGAAAGATTCctcatttatttttctctttttttttgaaaaaaaacttaggTTTTTAGTTTGGTTAATTATCGGTTAGATGATTTACAATTAGATTTATGTTATAGCCCAATAAAATCTGTTTACAGTATGTGTATATAAAGATTTCTAAGTTTTAGTTTTGTGGGTAagtagatttttaatttttaattgatGGATAAATAAAATGAGGTAAAAACACTTTggacaaatctccaaaatagcacccttctaaatttatatcacaaaaatagcactcaaaaacaaaaatgaccaaaatagcacatttctaagtttttcctttgaaaattttaatttttttatttttcaaaatttgaaatcttatccccaaaacctcatttctcaactctaaaccctaaaccctaaactctaaaccctaaactctaaaccctaaaccctaaactctaaaccctaaaccctaaactctaaaccctaaaccctaaaatttaaaccctaaaccgtaaactctaaaccctaaaccctaaaccctaaatcaacccgaccctttaactctaaaccctaagtttgtgacttttgataaaacattaagtgctatttttgtgatttttgaccttgagtgctagtttcgaaacaaaaatttgatttagtgatatttttgtctttttctcaaacACTTTTGTGTGTATATGGTACTTGTATATGAAAGTTTCGATAAAAAATAGGTGGTTTACCCTTAGTCTTAATTGTAAACTTTATTTCTCCGAATAGTCTTAATTGTTTATTCATTGAGTATTATCAAACGGATAAGTACATACTGACTTagttatttatcatttatttgtcAGTTGTGATCTTGTGAAGATCTCTCTATACTGCATAATCTAAAACCCCTCAATAACCTAATTCATTGAGTATATATACACGTATAATAAGTTACGATAAAACATAGAAAGAGGGgagaatatatattatacaatgGAGAATATTGAAATGAGTAGAAGAGATGTGATTGTATTCAGAGGAATATGGTATGTAATGACTCTACTCTCGCTCTTTGGCCTCTCCGTATCACTCAATCTTCTGTGGCCACCTGGGGGAAAGTCACCAGCATCTTCTCGTTTCCTCAGGGACGGCGCTGTGAGTGCCACAACATTCTATGCAGTGACGGTACTCAGGTATCTCTTATTCACCGATCCTCCTTCCACTAATGGTTACAAGGATTTTACTACAGAGAAAGAGAGGATTCCTCAACTCGTCTTTGCGGAGCTTGCTTTATTGGTGTTACTGGTATCTCCGCTATTCTATTCGGATCATGACGTATCGTTTGTGTTGTACATGTCGTTATTCACCATATCGTTGTTCATCGGTGGGACAGGTCTGATTCAGCTATCAGATAAATTTAGGATGGAGATGAAACATGCTTATATCACGCTTCTCTGCGGTTTGCTGTGTTGGCTTTTTGggatttatttttctatttacgGCGAACACAATTCGGTAGTGACAATGATTCTTCTCGTAGTTTATTCTATGTTTGTCATGTTTATCTATATTTATAATACTTACAACAGAGAGGAATTCCCTATGAATTCCAGGGTTTCCCCTCTTCCTGCTTAATTCTCTTGCTCAGGAGATAAGTGTTTCTTTATTGACTTGGTATGACTATATAGTGATCCCCCAAGAAAGATACAATATTGTAATTTTTACTCTAATAATTAATGGAACCAATCAAGTTAGATAAGCTTCTTCTTGAGGAAGAAGCGTTTGAGATGCCAAACTTGAAAAAGCGAAACTGTAATAGAGAGACCTAATGACATAAAGCTAAACTGTGCAACCCTCTTGTTAGTCTTGTCGTTTACTTCCCTCATATATGCTTCCCTgcacaatatttttataattagcaAAGATTcatcaaaagagagagagataagagttttaagatttCAAACTGAGAAGATGGTGTAAATAACCTGACTCTTAGATAGATAATGTTTGCGCTAATTTCATTAACACATTCTTCAGATTTTCGAAGCTCAAGCTATTCATCCACACATGTGTTTTAATTTGCagaaaatattgtattatatgaaTTATGAATTAATTGTGCCTCGATCTTTTGTTTCTTGGCAACAGCATCCCAGTCTTTGGTTCGAATCCCCATCTTCCAGTCAAGACTGACTATAGCAGTGCCATTGACTGTGTAATGTGACTGATCATGATGAGACGACAAACAAGCAAAGTATGTTCCTGTCTCGCTCGTTGTAAACGCAAACTGACCATGCGTctcgtttgttttttttgtatagtTCCTTCCCGTTAGGTGATGATACCTGTAACCAACGCATTACACACGCacttagaatatatataacttaGTCCTATTTCTCTTACTCTACCAATACTAGAAGTTATAGATATAACATTTGTAAACCGATCAATATGTAGCACATATGACCCTGATTATGACCGGAGCTATGACAGGTATGTCGTGGATCCTGCATGCATGTAAACACCTTTCCATCCTTCTTAAACATGTGACACTCAAGAAGCTTAATATTGGTATAGTGTAAAGTTTTTGTTCTTAAACATGTGACACTCAAGAAGCTTAAACATGTGACACTCAAGAAGCTTAATATTGGTGTAAGACTTTCTTGTTGGTTGAGACGAATTCAGATTTGGCTAAGGAGAAAGCCAAGCTAGAAGATAAAGTTGCTGAAACTCTTAAGTATGCttcagagaaagaagaagaagcacaaCAGGCTGGTGCTCAACTTGCAGAGACTCAGAAGAATTTGAGGATGCTGAATAAGGGACGAATCAGCTAGATCATCTTCTCAGTATGGGGCAAAGTGATAGATGTGGTCTTGGATATCAAGGAGAATGTTTGAAAGCTGAAGGTGTTTTTGTATCAGCAGATAAAACTAAGGATGTAGCTACGTCTGCTACAAAGCCTGAGGTTAAGAGTTTTGCTGGGAATGCAACAAATAGAAAGACTATAGTGAAGCTTGCAACTGGTGTGAAGAATGTGACTGCTACGCGTAGATACAACTGATATGGTATTGAAACAATTATTGCACGACGTCGTTTTTATCGTTTcgaattgaaaatatataaaaagacatACCCGAGATTCGAACCCTGGTCTCACTCAAGCAACAAAGGAAACACAAACCACCATGCTACTGCAGCCATATCATTAACGTAACAGATTATTAATTACTTTAACACATTTATGAtcttttgaaatatattaataactaataactcatatatcatctcatcattaaaaattatataaatatatatcatattaatgaaaaaaaataaatataattacaaatataatttttacatcaacttatatattatattttttatacattttatcaaaattaatgttttatttcacAACTAAtgataaaatgtatatatgtatacaaaatgtGCATTacaaatttttcttataaacattaattttaaatttataaacatgAAACATTGATTTATGTATGTtatcatattaataaaaaataaatataattacatatatacattgatttatatatgtatatcatatcatcaaaattaatttttatttcgcAATTAATgttaaaatgtatatatgttgtatcaaaataatctttttatttcaaaattaatgttttatttcacaattttgataaaatgagtatatatatatatatatatttaatgatgtatatatgtatacatatgtgatttatatatgtatatcatattatcaaaattaatgttttattaatatacattttatatattagattttgtatacatatatacatttcttattaatatgatatatatatttaattatgagatgatatatgagttattagttattaatatatttcaaaaggTTAGAAATgtattaaagttaataataatcTATTATACTATCGATGTAGTTGCAGTAGCACAGTGGTTTCTATTTCGTCTTTTGCTTGAGTGAGACCAGGGATCAAACACAAGTATGTCATTTTTtagaatattaattattttaattcgaATTATAAAACGACGTTGTTTTAAGATTTACACTAAAAAATAACGATTGACTAACGGTTAGTTAGTCAAAGTAGGATCTTGTGTTACATTGTAAAGTTTGGGTaggaatttcaaataattttacacTTTGGGCATAAAATCACACTTGCTCTTTGTTCAGGTCTGAAAATGCACGACCGGAATTTTTAAAGTCGAAAAAGGCCCTTTTCTCCTAGATAAATGTGGGCGCTAGACATGTCAATTAGGGCCGAAGCCCGTAGCCCGAGCCCGCCTAGCCCTAAAAATTACCGGGCTTGGGCTTCGCTTTATAAGCCCAAAAAAAATTGGGCCTTTCGGGCTAAGCCCATTTGGGCTTTGGGTATTTTGGGCTTAAGCCCGTTTGGGCTAGGGCCGgtccgaaaacccgaaatttatattttagcgtaaatattatccttttttcttgtaattgaaactattattagtattgatatattattttaatatttttatccaaactctaataaagcaaatataaaagttgttaatgcactttattgtttcatcattacaagtgttacattttaaattttacaaaagtacCTTCTTCTTTTATGtacaacatgtttttattttcaaaatacaaagtatgaaacgtttgaccatgtttatcataaattttgttctcttatattttttgttttaattgataattgattatttaaatcttattaaatttggtttgtgtataaaatgtttttaaagcatacgaaaaaataaaaaaaattgtgatagaGAAGAAAATTTTACACTcactttataaattttttattttttaaaaatgaaactctttttttaatgaaaattcacatgtattaaaacgatggaagtggcaatgacaaattattttttgaaaagccCACAAAAGCCCGAAAAGCCCTATAGCCCTATAAGGGCCGGGCCGGACTTTGAATTTTAGGCCCAAATAATTTTCGGGCCGGGCCGGGCCGGGCTCAAATATTTACGGGCTTAGCGGGTTTGGGCCGGGCCGGGCCGGGCCAGCCCGAATTGACTCCCCTATTGGGCGCTACGCTGTgagataaaaaatataaattttataaaataattgaattcaTGGTATGATATCATTTgtgatgatttattttattctgtAATCATTACTTTAAATATGTTTGTAATGTATCTTGTTAGTTTTTCTCCATCTCCTCTTGAAAAGTTTAATAACACttgaaaactgttttttttattcattttagaatttaaatatgtttttgtcTGCAATGAGTTTGTGAAAATAACCTTTTATGCTGTTTTAGACTTGTaagcttattttttttaaaattgtcttTGCTTCAAAATATGTAAGAATTAGACatgtattttcaaaaatgttgaAACCCATATATAGAAAATACGTTTTTGAAACAAAGACAAACTCCTTTTTGTTTATATACGCCTCCCCTCTTTTCCAAATCTTATATTTCatagaatcatttttttttttgctaaaatttggtaGTTCATAGAATCATGCACTGCACCAAACTTGCGATTAAAAGGACAAGTTTCCAAGTTCATCCTTTTCCAAACACTTTGTCTTACATTTACAGAACAAAACATCAAATGCTACctcaaaataacaattaatcaTTCCATTAACAGCTTCTCTCATCTATAGATATATTAAACTGTGACTTGTTAAAAATGAGAAATTTATTAgttcaaaatatcaaatttcaTGTGAAAACATctctaatttataaaaatagaaattcagtgtagtaaaataatatataagctagagataaatgtttttttcaaaatattaaaataatatgtaagctatatgtatataattttttataataataagtgATCTATAGTAGTGTTTTTAGAGtacatttgttttttgaaaaattaacttGTTTTTGTACCAGATTATGATTATAATAGACGAATCCTATCATGTTATTGAATTCGTTAATTTTTCCTCACTCGTATACGGTGTTCATCctataaaaacaataattatgtatatatcttatataatcaaataaacaaaattagctAGATATTATCCAAAAACAATACCTGAAAGCATTCAACTACAGTTTGTTTCCAAAATACAATTGTCACCATGCTTCGAAAAGATAAAGCTCTACTCAAAAGTGTCAAACTATATCAAAAAGTGGAATCTatgttcttttaaaaaaaaaaaatttttgtataatttgaaGCTCTtgcttaaatattttctttttcttactaCTTGCCTTCAAGAGGTGCTCTTTTAAGAATTATTAAACTCCAATCTTCCAAGATTTTCTTCTTTAACACACAACAAATTCGAGTGAAACACTCTTTTTCGATCCTACTTTTGTCCTCTTACACATTTTTTCTCAAAGAAGTCAAGTTGATCCTACAATGACTAATATCTACCAACTTATAACTACAAAGACTCGAAAAGGAAAACAAACGCAAAAGCCGAGACACATGACCAGTAGTAATAACAGAGGGGGCAATAGGCAATATCTCTATTAGCCTCCTAATTAATCCTTAGTTTCAGAAACATAGAAGGAGAGGATAAATGAAGTTATGATGTAAGAAAGTTAACCACAATTGGCAACAACCACATGCTTCGACATATTTACAAATAATGAACTTCTCGAATCTTGATTTCCTTCATCACGTAAAAGCGTTTTGACTATTAGATTATGAGAATCATATGGTTAAGTACAATCATGTGGTTAAGTGATTGGTTTAGCTTCCTTTTACTAAACcggtcatatatatatagagaatcaCATGGTTAAGTACAATCATGTGGTTAAGTGATTGGTTTAGCTTCCTTTTACTAAACCGGTCATTCTTTTACTAAACCggtcatgtatatatataggagtTGGTACATTGTAAACATTGAGTTTGAGTAAATACATTTTCATTTTTCCGATCAGTAACAAACTTGGATCGTCTCTTTCACTAAAGCTCAAgctctaatatggtatcagagaaGTGAATCTTCGCTTTCCCACTTCTTTTTCTCAGAAAATCAGCTCTTTCTCGGCGATTCTTATTGATTCCGAATCTCAAATGAGTCTTTCTCTCCGCGATTTGGTGAATCTCTTCGTCGAGCTGTGTTTTCTTGAGGTTTTTGCGATCTATCAGTTCATATCTGTGACAATCACACTTCTGATTTCGTTTTCTTCCTTTCATTGAACTTTGATTTGCGTTTCTCTTTTCGCGCAATCGATTTCTCTGTTTCTTGATATTGATTTTTTGTTTCGATGGCGAATGTACTGGAGGTTCGTAATCCGTCTATGTCTGGTGAGAATCGACAACCGGCGGCGACTCTGCAAGATCCAAACTTAAATCCTCTCTACGCTCATAGTGCCGATCACGCTGGTATCTCCCTTGTCTCTGAGAAACTAGCTGGATTAGGTAACTTCAATACTTGGCGTAGATCGATGCTTATGGCTTTAGGAGCTAGGAATAAAGCTGTTTTTGTTATTGGAACCTATCCGGAACTAGCTGAGGATCATCCTGATTATCCATCGTGGTCTCGTTGCAACAATATTTTGCTTACTTGGATTGTTAatgctgtggagaagaagattgCCAAGAGTATCATGTATTTGGATACGGCTTGCCAGATGTGGTTGGATATACATGATCAGTTCAAGCAAAGTGATGGACCACAGACTGCAGAGATAAAGCAACAAATATTTGCTGAAGTACAAGGATCTCAGAGTATCAGTGACTACTATACGAAGTTGAAGCAGCTCTGGGAAGAGTTGAAGAACCATGAGAGTCCATATACTTGTTGATGTGGTCGTCCTGACTGTGCTAGTCTTAAGAGGATAGTTGATAGAGAAGAACAAGATCACATTTTGAAGTTCTTGACTAGTCTCAACGATACATTTACTGCGACCAGAGGTCAGATACTGATGATGGAGCCAAGGCCAAACATTTCTAAGGTGTTCAACCTTGTTTCTCAGGAGGAAAGGCAATAGTCGATGAAGAGTGCAAGTACTGTTGCGTTTAATGTCTCTCAGAATAATACTGAAGATTCTCTTGTGGCAGCTTACAATGGTGGTTACAATAAGAATCGGTTTCGCCCCATTTGCTCTCATTGTGGACTGGCGGGTCATACTATCAATCGATGTTATAAGCTACATGGATATCCACAAGGGTATAAGCCTCATGAATTCAACAACAAGTCGCAGAATCAAGTTCAACCTTCAGGCTCACAGAAATCTACGCAGAATTGGCCTCCTCGTAAGGAAAATGTTTCCAATATGGTTCTTCAGGACACTGGTGGTATTTCTCTACACACTCAACAGGGTGTTCTCTTGGGCACGGTTACACAGGAACAAGTCCACCAACTTCTCAGTGTCTTGAGTACTCAATCTACTCCTTCCACAGACACGTTTTCACAGATTTCTGGTAGTAAAATACATCTCTCGGTTGGAACAGCTTCTACGTCTAAACCACAACCTCATCTTCTTACTCATATGTCCTCTGACACTCCACCATCAGGTACCACAACTAACTCTCATTTTGTTTCTGCGGGAATGAAGAACGGCCTTACTATTTTAGCTCCTACCTGGATAATTGATACTGGTGCTAGTTGCCATGTGTGCTCTGACTTAAAAATGTTTCTTCATACTAACTCAATTAGCAACACCTTTGTCACTTTACCTGATGGAAGTCGCATTTCAGTAACTCTCTCTGGCACAATCAAACTTAGTTCACGAGTGCTTGATGTTTTGTATATtcctcgccgggcgagctggctcgtgtcgcggccgagctcgccgggcgatctGTTTCGGCTGTTCActttctcggcttttgaagtttgaccgagattcggtttttctaaggactttcggacatcgatttcgtcgtgaccgattttgaccccaacagttagcttcccagctagctaggatccgtggacctgggtgttaggtcctagcttgcggtatggtctgttctaggtggaatttagacgtaatcgtttgtcgaaagatcgaaggtgaatagtaaaaaaaaaattgtataagtacgggaagtaagtttttcaaattctttactcaCTTCTTCCCTTAAGAAAAGATTTCTCCAAGATAGGAGttttttctccaagatctctctttgctcaAAGAAAATGTCTTCAAGAAAAGGATCTTCAAAGAGGAATTCTTCCTCACACTCATCTTGGGTGAATCTTCTGCCAATGAGGTGATCGCCCCGAAAGAAGAGTTTGAAGTTGAGGAAGAAATAAAGGATGCGTACTACAAAGCTCTTTGTGGCTCGCCTCCGCCTTCACAAGACATTCCGATTCCTAAGAGGCCCGTGAGGTCGCCAAACGCACCCTTTGCACCGAGCATGGTCTCTTCCGACTACCTCACGACTCTCAGGGACTTTTACCAAATCCCAAGTGGAGTCGTATTTTGGATCCCGAGTGGCAACGAGAGTGCGAAGGACCCTCCGGAAGGTTTCTTTACTTGCTACGACGCCTTCCTGGTGTATTGTCGTATGTGGTTTCCGATCTCTGGTACCATCGTCCGCGTGCTTCGCCACTTTGGGCTTTCGATCAGCTAGCTAAGCGTTCTGGCCTTGCAGCATTGGCTCGGCGTGTTGATCTTGAGTTACGAGCTAGGAATGGACCTTAACCCTGGCGACTTCGAGGGATtttggtttaagagaggaacgGGGATCGATGGCTCATACCGCATGGCGCCAAAGAAGGGTATGGCTATAATTCATGGGCACACTTCACATCCTAAGGCATGGTTCGAGCGCTTTTTCTTTATCCGGATAGATGGGGAGTCTGTCGAGGAGAGCTACCTCCACCTATTCCGTCAGGAGTGGAACTTCATACGTGGTAATACGAATAGCTATATTTTTCGTTTTGATACCTTGAAAACATgcgaagatgattttttttttttatcttgcaGTGAACAGGATCTTTCCGCCGATTCCTGCCGATCTTTTTGCCAAGCAGATCTTCTCCGTAGCAGGCCGTTCTTCTGGAATTCCTTCACCGTCGAACGGATTCGAAGCACGGTGGTGCTCCATCGATCTCGAGTCGTCTCTCAGCCTCTGGACGTTCCGTATGGCGTGAAACCGGTCATTGATGTCTTGCCTGCTCAGAGGCAGAGAATCAGGTCTCGGAAAGGCAAGGGAGTTGCCTCCGAGAACGTCTTGGGAACCTTCCGCTGCCAGAATGGAACCCTGGTTTCTCCCCAGGGGAAAGGATTGGAACCAGCGAGGTTCCCCTTCCCAGCGACTTTTTTGCCGACCTCCCTCCCGATTTTACTACTCATAAGTCGCTGGACGAAGAGTCGAGGAGAAAGTAGTAGCCGAAGGCTCCAGCTTAATCAACgaggtttatcctttgaacttttgtctaaattatacttttttttgtttcactttcCGATCTTAAGTTCATGTAGGGGATTAGGGTGTTCAATGCGGCGCTCGACGGAAGTTTCTGGGAGTCGCGTATCTCTCACTTCAAAGCCGAGGAGGCTGAAAGGGAACTCTTTCGGTTTCGGAAGGAGGTCGAAGAACAGAgctggagacaggctgagcTCCATTCTCGAGCCCTTGTTCGTGCCgagaggagaggaaagagagcgaTTGTCGCCGAAATGAAGCGGAGGGCTGCTTTGTTTGCCTCCGAATTCAAGAGCTTTAAGGATGATCAAAAATTCGTGGGCGATTTTCGCGAGTGCCGcggctcggttgctaccctCTACGAGTCGCAGAACGAGGACTTCTCTTTTCCTGCCGAGGTCGCCGAGATGTCGGGTCTTATGAACGGGTGTGCCCATGCTAAATCCTTGGTTCCTCCGATCGAAGGAAGGTTCCGACAGCTTTGGGACTCCATTGAGGTCTCGGAGGACACGGCGGAAGCGGGAACCGGTGTCGGTGATGAACGTGCCAGAGTCGCGGACAGAGAGGTGGATAAGCCCGTGAGCTCGTTCGGGATCTCCATGTCCGGGTTCCTCGACTTCGAGCTTTGAGGATTGTTGGAATTAtttcccttagttttatttCGAGGTTTGATGTATCTAGGCCGAGTATGGTCGTATTCGATTTATGTGTGTTATGGCCTTGCGAGGCTATGTGAACTATGTGTTTGAGACCGGCCGTTTGGTGGCTTTGGGTCCTAGCCGTTTTTTgcggcttctatatatataatgaatcattgacattctgtgcgttttagtttatacttctgccaagtgtgagggaaagatacgagtagtcact
The window above is part of the Brassica napus cultivar Da-Ae chromosome C3, Da-Ae, whole genome shotgun sequence genome. Proteins encoded here:
- the LOC106398187 gene encoding uncharacterized protein LOC106398187, yielding MENIEMSRRDVIVFRGIWYVMTLLSLFGLSVSLNLLWPPGGKSPASSRFLRDGAVSATTFYAVTVLRYLLFTDPPSTNGYKDFTTEKERIPQLVFAELALLVLLVSPLFYSDHDVSFVLYMSLFTISLFIGGTGLIQLSDKFRMEMKHAYITLLCGLLCWLFGIYFSIYGEHNSVVTMILLVVYSMFVMFIYIYNTYNREEFPMNSRVSPLPA
- the LOC106398185 gene encoding uncharacterized protein LOC106398185; translated protein: MANVLEVRNPSMSGENRQPAATLQDPNLNPLYAHSADHAGISLVSEKLAGLGNFNTWRRSMLMALGARNKAVFVIGTYPELAEDHPDYPSWSRCNNILLTWIVNAVEKKIAKSIMYLDTACQMWLDIHDQFKQSDGPQTAEIKQQIFAEVQGSQSISDYYTKLKQLWEELKNHESPYTC